A region of Methyloversatilis discipulorum DNA encodes the following proteins:
- a CDS encoding ABC transporter ATP-binding protein → MNASTVQTRSATGHIDIRDVNIRFTQNGVPFDAVKNVSLDVKPGEFVSIVGPSGCGKSTLLNIVAGFLRADEGTVTVDGRAVTAPGADRGVVFQQYSLFPWLSVRQNVEFGLKMQGVSRSTREVKARTLLGLAGLLSFENHYPDQLSGGMKQRVGIVRALATSPQVMLMDEPFGALDSQTRVVMQEILTNMWQQLQLSVLFITHDIEEAIFLSDKIYVMTARPGRIKAEIPVPLPRPRTPDMTSSPTFLALHRQLKALIREESLAAMGGELKEGGLAGHDWHVGAEGVGAML, encoded by the coding sequence ATGAACGCATCGACCGTACAGACCCGATCGGCCACCGGCCACATCGACATCCGTGACGTGAACATCCGCTTCACACAGAACGGCGTGCCCTTCGACGCGGTGAAGAACGTGTCGCTGGACGTGAAGCCGGGCGAGTTCGTGTCCATCGTCGGACCGTCCGGCTGCGGCAAATCGACGCTGCTGAACATCGTCGCCGGCTTTCTGCGCGCCGACGAGGGCACGGTCACCGTCGATGGCCGTGCCGTCACCGCGCCGGGTGCCGACCGTGGCGTGGTGTTCCAGCAGTACTCGCTGTTCCCCTGGCTCAGCGTGCGGCAGAACGTCGAGTTCGGGCTGAAGATGCAGGGCGTGAGCCGCAGCACGCGCGAAGTGAAGGCGCGCACGCTGCTCGGCCTGGCCGGCCTGCTGTCCTTCGAGAACCACTATCCGGACCAGCTTTCGGGCGGCATGAAGCAGCGCGTCGGCATCGTCCGCGCGCTGGCCACCAGCCCGCAGGTGATGCTGATGGACGAGCCCTTCGGCGCGCTCGATTCACAGACCCGCGTGGTGATGCAGGAAATCCTGACCAATATGTGGCAGCAGCTGCAGCTGTCGGTGCTGTTCATTACGCACGACATCGAAGAAGCCATCTTCCTGTCGGACAAGATCTACGTGATGACCGCGCGCCCCGGCCGCATCAAGGCGGAAATCCCGGTGCCGTTGCCGCGTCCGCGCACGCCGGATATGACCTCGTCACCCACCTTCCTCGCGCTGCACCGCCAGCTGAAGGCGCTCATCCGCGAAGAGAGCCTGGCGGCGATGGGCGGCGAGCTGAAGGAGGGCGGGCTGGCCGGCCACGACTGGCACGTCGGCGCCGAAGGCGTGGGAGCGATGCTGTGA
- a CDS encoding DUF971 domain-containing protein — MNALPRSVTVHSASRLLCIEWDDGSESALPHALLRARCRCAFCTKAARAGAVPEDCSGVVLTEAHAMADAGLNLVFSDGHRRGIYPWAYLRELEEGVS, encoded by the coding sequence GTGAATGCGCTGCCGCGGTCGGTCACCGTGCACAGCGCGTCGCGCCTGCTGTGCATCGAATGGGACGACGGCAGCGAGAGCGCATTGCCGCACGCGCTGCTGCGCGCCCGCTGCCGCTGCGCCTTCTGCACGAAGGCGGCGCGCGCCGGTGCCGTACCCGAGGATTGCAGCGGCGTCGTGCTGACCGAGGCGCACGCGATGGCGGACGCCGGCCTGAACCTCGTGTTCTCCGACGGCCACCGGCGCGGCATCTATCCGTGGGCCTATCTGCGCGAGCTGGAGGAGGGCGTGTCATGA
- a CDS encoding GGDEF domain-containing response regulator gives MKILLVEDSRAMAAVMSVRLASFGYEVTVAEHGEAAVAQFAQLAPDLILMDIEMPVMNGFEATARIRAIEATQDWAWTPILFLTASDTQENLITAIEAGGDDFLVKSVAEAVLQAKMKAMTRIAALRKRLSIANRLLKEQASRDGLTGLSNRRHMDLTLDLAWSEARESGRPFALLMLDIDHFKKYNDHYGHLAGDDCLRAVAQALSGVVERFNAERLTEGAFAARYGGEEFAVLMPVASKPVYERIAETVIAEVRGLAIPHERNADWGVVTTSAGGAFIDAANDELMHVFRTADERLYAAKEAGRNRAVLA, from the coding sequence ATGAAGATTCTTCTGGTTGAGGACAGCCGCGCCATGGCGGCTGTCATGTCGGTGCGTCTGGCCTCCTTTGGCTACGAGGTGACCGTGGCCGAGCACGGCGAGGCCGCGGTGGCGCAGTTCGCGCAGCTCGCGCCCGATCTGATCCTGATGGACATCGAAATGCCGGTGATGAACGGCTTCGAGGCGACTGCGCGCATCCGCGCGATCGAGGCCACGCAGGACTGGGCATGGACGCCTATCCTCTTCCTCACCGCCTCCGACACGCAGGAAAACCTGATCACCGCGATCGAGGCCGGCGGCGACGACTTTCTCGTCAAATCAGTGGCGGAAGCGGTGCTGCAGGCGAAGATGAAGGCGATGACCCGCATCGCCGCGTTGCGCAAGCGCTTGTCGATCGCCAACCGGTTGCTGAAGGAACAGGCCAGCCGCGACGGTCTGACCGGTCTGAGCAACCGCCGGCACATGGACCTGACGCTGGATCTGGCGTGGAGCGAGGCGCGCGAGAGCGGTCGGCCGTTTGCGCTGCTGATGCTCGACATCGACCATTTCAAGAAATACAACGACCACTACGGCCACCTGGCCGGCGACGACTGCCTGCGCGCGGTCGCTCAGGCCCTGTCGGGCGTGGTCGAGCGCTTCAACGCCGAACGCCTGACCGAAGGCGCTTTCGCCGCCCGCTACGGCGGCGAGGAATTTGCCGTGCTGATGCCGGTGGCCAGCAAGCCGGTCTATGAGCGCATCGCCGAAACGGTGATCGCCGAAGTGCGCGGCCTGGCGATTCCGCACGAGCGCAACGCCGACTGGGGCGTGGTGACGACGTCGGCTGGCGGCGCCTTCATCGATGCCGCCAACGACGAATTGATGCACGTGTTCCGCACCGCCGACGAGCGCCTCTACGCCGCCAAGGAAGCCGGTCGCAATCGCGCCGTCCTGGCCTGA
- a CDS encoding HEAT repeat domain-containing protein — protein sequence MDTLTCSMAERLESPDAEVRRLAVIDLPYGDEDDIVPLLLPRLKDVDATVRTEAVRALEGYEDTEVVEALAPMLLDEDAAVRAAAGEVLSELKESASAAPLIPFLSGHSAEVRMLALRAVRALRVDAAFAPAMEALQDSDPAVRREAVGVLGYLRKAEAVGALAEIAARDPDPEVRRIAIGAIGYSTEVSVLPSLTRALTDVAWMVRDEAAQTLGKLRLALAAPDLIRAMQDEYWQVRVKAARSLGLLKAAAALPALVEALAHPIGNLRKEAAIALGELADPRAIPALEKALDDADPDVRKLSRLALTAISLAQK from the coding sequence ATGGATACCCTGACCTGTTCCATGGCCGAGCGCCTGGAAAGCCCGGACGCCGAAGTGCGCCGGCTGGCGGTGATCGACCTGCCCTACGGCGACGAGGACGACATCGTGCCGTTGCTGCTGCCGCGGCTGAAGGACGTCGATGCCACCGTGCGGACCGAGGCGGTGCGTGCGCTCGAGGGCTACGAGGACACCGAGGTGGTCGAGGCGCTGGCACCGATGCTGCTCGACGAGGACGCCGCCGTGCGGGCGGCCGCTGGCGAGGTGCTGTCGGAACTGAAGGAAAGCGCTTCTGCAGCGCCGCTGATTCCCTTCCTCAGCGGCCACTCCGCCGAGGTGCGCATGCTGGCGCTGCGCGCGGTGCGGGCGTTGCGCGTCGATGCCGCCTTCGCGCCGGCGATGGAGGCGCTGCAGGACAGCGACCCCGCGGTGCGGCGCGAGGCGGTCGGCGTGCTCGGCTATCTGCGCAAGGCGGAAGCGGTCGGTGCGCTGGCCGAGATCGCGGCGCGCGACCCCGACCCGGAAGTGCGGCGCATCGCCATCGGTGCCATCGGCTATTCGACCGAAGTGAGCGTGCTGCCGTCGCTGACCCGTGCGCTGACCGACGTCGCCTGGATGGTGCGCGACGAGGCAGCGCAGACGCTGGGCAAGCTGCGGCTCGCGCTGGCCGCGCCCGACCTGATCCGCGCGATGCAGGATGAATACTGGCAGGTGCGCGTCAAGGCGGCGCGCAGCCTCGGTCTGCTGAAGGCCGCGGCTGCGCTTCCGGCGCTGGTCGAGGCGCTGGCCCACCCGATAGGCAACCTGCGCAAGGAAGCGGCCATCGCCCTCGGCGAACTGGCCGACCCGCGCGCCATCCCGGCGCTGGAAAAGGCGCTCGACGATGCCGACCCGGACGTGCGCAAGCTGTCCCGCCTCGCGCTGACCGCCATTTCTCTGGCCCAGAAATAG
- a CDS encoding ABC transporter substrate-binding protein, producing MNVMKKTLGRVTGTTRALLLGAALGSCATGALAEVVTVGIGTQNTTTNTVTGGIIIKELGLLEKHLPKTGKYKDIQFKFEWQNFTSGPPVTNGMVANTLQIGMMGDYPLLVNGATFQASPETKSRLIALIAYNADGAGNGIVVHKDSPYYQLSDLKGKKVSVPFGSAAHGMLLKAMEDKGWKSDVWELSSQSPEVGTSSLQEKRIDGHADFVPFAELLPYRGFARKIFDGVETKVPTFHGVVVREDFAKKYPEFVVAYIKALMEANEWVRKNPVEAATKIEEWTRVEKEVAYMFLGPGGVHTLDPTIKPKWIETVKYDHGVLQRMGRVKEFDADAWADESYLMQAYKELGLDYAKQKASFASYEISGTDPLCGGSIDKPREAGEVWIEGGALTAYKSAECTLAAVNAATKTGKKVGVAFVFDQSFKIKLFADKAFYSLGGKGSAAITPFLLKKDAEAHAAAHGGKLGSYADALAIATVRK from the coding sequence ATGAACGTAATGAAGAAGACCCTGGGTCGCGTCACCGGCACGACCCGCGCATTGCTGCTCGGCGCAGCGCTGGGCAGCTGTGCCACCGGCGCACTGGCCGAGGTCGTCACCGTCGGCATCGGCACGCAGAACACGACGACCAACACGGTGACCGGCGGCATCATCATCAAGGAACTGGGTCTGCTCGAAAAGCACCTGCCGAAGACCGGCAAGTACAAGGACATCCAGTTCAAGTTCGAGTGGCAGAACTTCACCTCCGGCCCGCCGGTGACCAACGGCATGGTGGCCAACACGCTGCAGATCGGCATGATGGGCGACTACCCGCTGCTGGTGAATGGCGCCACCTTCCAGGCCAGCCCGGAAACGAAAAGCCGTCTGATTGCGCTGATCGCCTACAACGCCGACGGCGCCGGCAACGGCATCGTGGTGCACAAGGATTCGCCCTACTACCAGCTGTCCGACCTGAAGGGCAAGAAAGTGTCGGTGCCCTTCGGCTCGGCTGCGCACGGCATGCTGCTGAAGGCGATGGAGGACAAGGGCTGGAAGAGCGATGTCTGGGAACTGTCGAGCCAGAGCCCGGAGGTCGGCACCTCCAGCCTGCAGGAGAAGCGCATCGACGGTCACGCCGACTTCGTACCCTTCGCCGAGCTGCTGCCCTACCGCGGCTTCGCGCGCAAGATTTTCGACGGCGTCGAAACCAAGGTGCCCACCTTCCACGGCGTGGTGGTGCGCGAGGACTTCGCGAAGAAGTATCCGGAGTTCGTCGTCGCCTACATCAAGGCGCTGATGGAGGCGAACGAGTGGGTGCGCAAGAATCCGGTCGAGGCAGCGACCAAGATCGAGGAGTGGACGCGGGTCGAGAAGGAAGTGGCCTACATGTTCCTCGGCCCGGGCGGCGTGCATACGCTGGACCCGACCATCAAGCCGAAGTGGATCGAAACGGTGAAGTACGACCACGGCGTGCTGCAGCGCATGGGCCGGGTGAAGGAATTCGACGCCGACGCGTGGGCGGACGAGTCCTACCTGATGCAGGCCTACAAGGAACTGGGTCTCGACTACGCCAAGCAGAAGGCGAGCTTCGCCAGCTACGAAATCTCCGGCACCGACCCTCTGTGCGGCGGCAGCATCGACAAGCCGCGCGAAGCCGGTGAGGTGTGGATCGAAGGCGGTGCGCTGACCGCCTACAAGTCGGCCGAATGCACGCTGGCGGCGGTCAATGCGGCGACCAAGACGGGCAAGAAGGTGGGTGTGGCCTTCGTGTTCGACCAGAGCTTCAAGATCAAGCTGTTCGCCGACAAGGCCTTCTATTCGCTGGGCGGCAAAGGAAGTGCGGCCATCACGCCTTTCCTGCTGAAGAAGGATGCCGAGGCGCATGCCGCCGCCCATGGCGGAAAGCTGGGCAGTTACGCCGATGCACTGGCCATCGCCACCGTGAGGAAATGA
- a CDS encoding ABC transporter permease: MSTVMRMHTIDDAAPPDAMPADAPAPVRAVAPVAVPGGAPAAPAVAAPPRLTPAQRLGRTLRRELPTWALGALSIVLLIGFWHLATTYRWVFYIRFTNVPGPVEVFSDALNLFGNKGFTTHVMLSLRRIMLGFAIATVLGVTLGLLIGRYRQVRSLLFPAMEILRPIPAIAWVPISIMLWPTTETSIVFITFIGAFFPILLNTMHGVASMDAVLVRAARCLGATEFALMTQVVLRGAMPHIFTGLAVGMGVAWVSLIAAEMISGQYGVGYFTWEAYSLIEYSNIVIGMLVIGVLGLVCSGGIRLLGRLLMPWQASSGKENSR; the protein is encoded by the coding sequence ATGTCGACCGTCATGAGGATGCACACGATCGATGACGCCGCCCCGCCGGATGCCATGCCGGCCGACGCCCCCGCGCCGGTGCGCGCGGTGGCGCCGGTCGCGGTGCCCGGCGGGGCGCCCGCCGCCCCGGCCGTCGCCGCACCGCCCCGGCTGACGCCGGCGCAACGGCTGGGGCGCACGTTGCGCCGCGAACTGCCCACCTGGGCGCTGGGTGCCCTGTCCATCGTGCTGCTGATCGGCTTCTGGCACCTGGCCACCACCTACCGCTGGGTGTTCTACATCCGCTTCACCAACGTGCCGGGTCCGGTCGAGGTATTCAGCGACGCGCTGAACCTGTTCGGCAACAAGGGCTTCACGACGCACGTGATGCTGAGCCTGCGTCGCATCATGCTGGGCTTCGCCATCGCCACCGTGCTCGGCGTGACGCTCGGCTTGCTGATCGGGCGCTACCGTCAGGTGCGCAGCCTGCTGTTCCCGGCGATGGAAATCCTGCGCCCGATTCCGGCCATCGCCTGGGTGCCGATCTCCATCATGCTGTGGCCGACCACCGAAACCAGCATCGTGTTCATCACCTTCATCGGCGCTTTCTTCCCCATCCTGCTCAACACCATGCACGGCGTGGCGTCGATGGATGCGGTGCTGGTGCGGGCGGCGCGCTGTCTCGGTGCGACCGAGTTCGCGCTGATGACGCAGGTGGTGCTGCGCGGTGCGATGCCGCACATCTTCACCGGTCTGGCGGTGGGCATGGGCGTGGCCTGGGTGTCGCTGATCGCTGCCGAGATGATTTCCGGTCAGTACGGCGTCGGCTACTTCACCTGGGAGGCGTACTCGCTGATCGAGTACTCGAACATCGTCATCGGCATGCTGGTGATCGGCGTGCTGGGCCTCGTGTGCAGCGGCGGCATCCGCCTGCTCGGCCGGCTGCTGATGCCCTGGCAGGCAAGCAGCGGAAAGGAGAACTCGCGATGA
- a CDS encoding electron transfer flavoprotein subunit alpha/FixB family protein produces the protein MRILVMAEHDNAVLQPVTLHAVTAALQCGGEIDLLVAGHDCAAVVGQARRIAGVARVLHADAAHYADQLAEPLAELLRAVLAGAADQYTHVVAAAGGFARNLLPRVAARLGVAPITDAVRIESPDTFVRPIYAGNVLVTVQSLDALKVLTVRATAFAAAPTGGDCPVLPLAAATDPACSRLIARQQVQGGRPDLGSARVVVSGGRALGSADNFRRLLEPLADSLNAALGASRAAVDAGFVGNDSQVGQTGRVVAPELYIAVGISGAIQHVAGMKDSRVIVAINQDADAPIFGIADYGLVADLFEAVPALTRELAAARTSAKAA, from the coding sequence ATGAGAATCCTGGTGATGGCCGAGCACGACAACGCCGTGCTGCAGCCGGTCACGCTGCACGCGGTGACGGCAGCGCTGCAGTGCGGTGGGGAGATCGATCTGCTGGTGGCCGGTCATGACTGCGCCGCGGTGGTGGGACAGGCGCGGAGGATCGCTGGTGTCGCCCGCGTGCTGCACGCCGACGCCGCGCACTACGCCGATCAGCTGGCCGAGCCGCTGGCCGAACTGCTGCGCGCGGTGCTCGCCGGTGCGGCGGATCAATACACGCACGTGGTCGCAGCGGCCGGCGGCTTTGCCCGCAACCTGCTGCCGCGGGTGGCGGCGCGGCTGGGTGTGGCGCCGATCACCGACGCCGTGCGCATCGAATCGCCCGATACTTTCGTGCGCCCGATTTACGCAGGCAACGTGCTCGTCACCGTGCAATCGCTCGATGCGCTGAAGGTGCTCACTGTGCGCGCGACGGCTTTCGCCGCGGCGCCAACCGGCGGCGACTGCCCGGTGCTGCCGCTGGCCGCTGCCACCGATCCGGCCTGCTCGCGTCTGATCGCGCGCCAGCAGGTGCAGGGCGGACGCCCGGACCTGGGCAGCGCACGTGTGGTGGTGTCGGGCGGCCGCGCATTGGGCAGCGCCGACAACTTCCGCCGCCTGCTCGAACCGCTGGCCGACAGCTTGAATGCCGCCCTCGGCGCCAGCCGCGCCGCAGTCGATGCCGGCTTCGTCGGCAACGACAGCCAGGTCGGCCAGACCGGCCGCGTCGTCGCGCCCGAGCTGTACATCGCGGTGGGGATTTCCGGCGCCATCCAGCACGTGGCGGGCATGAAGGATTCGCGTGTCATCGTCGCCATCAACCAGGACGCCGACGCACCCATCTTCGGCATTGCCGACTACGGACTGGTGGCCGATCTGTTCGAGGCCGTGCCGGCCCTGACGCGCGAACTGGCGGCCGCTCGCACATCTGCAAAAGCTGCCTAA
- a CDS encoding phosphatase PAP2 family protein — translation MHASLSTPALLAEAVAANLLPLYFALLAGALALAASTLLSWRRLRPGGAASAARIASAGALGVALAGGIFALIATAVTAGHALAEFDDALVAALRATQPADTLRVFARLTHFGDTETLTALGIGGALLLAWRRHLLLAATWAAAIAGNSLLNVSLKALFERVRPVHDHGFTIETSWSFPSGHASGTVAAWGIAAYVLLRLLPQRWHLPVVLAAVAIAVTTAVSRVVLQVHFASDVLAGMASGAAWLTLCITLSELLRRRVP, via the coding sequence ATGCACGCCTCACTGAGCACGCCCGCACTGCTGGCCGAAGCGGTCGCCGCCAACCTGCTGCCGCTGTATTTCGCGCTGCTCGCCGGCGCCCTGGCGCTCGCCGCATCGACCCTGCTGTCCTGGCGCCGGCTGCGCCCGGGCGGCGCGGCGTCGGCCGCGCGCATCGCCAGCGCCGGGGCACTCGGCGTCGCCCTCGCCGGCGGCATCTTCGCGTTGATCGCCACCGCCGTGACGGCCGGCCACGCGCTGGCCGAGTTCGACGACGCGCTGGTCGCTGCGCTGCGCGCCACACAGCCGGCTGACACCTTGCGCGTGTTCGCACGTCTCACCCATTTCGGCGACACCGAAACGCTCACCGCACTCGGCATCGGCGGCGCGCTGCTGCTGGCCTGGCGACGACACCTTCTGCTGGCGGCCACCTGGGCGGCGGCGATCGCCGGTAATTCGCTGCTCAACGTGTCGTTGAAGGCGCTGTTCGAGCGTGTGCGGCCGGTGCACGACCACGGCTTCACGATCGAGACCAGCTGGAGCTTTCCGAGCGGCCACGCATCCGGCACGGTGGCCGCCTGGGGCATCGCCGCCTACGTGCTGCTGCGGCTGCTGCCGCAGCGCTGGCACCTGCCGGTGGTGCTGGCGGCGGTGGCCATCGCCGTCACCACGGCGGTAAGCCGCGTCGTGCTGCAGGTGCATTTCGCCAGCGACGTGCTGGCCGGCATGGCGTCCGGAGCGGCCTGGCTGACGCTGTGCATCACGCTGTCCGAGTTGCTGCGCCGACGCGTGCCGTGA
- a CDS encoding metallophosphoesterase family protein, with amino-acid sequence MSALLLQISDTHFGTERPQVCEALRRLAHAQRPQVLLLSGDITQRARRAQFAAARAFADSLQIAQRMVLPGNHDIPLFNLPVRLFAPYREYHRAFGQAHDAVLDADGLRLIGLDSTRRLRHVDGQLSAAQIERTARWLQQSPAGALRVVALHHPVAVTRASERHNRVHGHAEALRRWLEAGVDLVLGGHIHLPFVRPLDGSGRAGWAVQAGTAVSSRTRRDAGNSVNLIRRRTHAGRPICTIERWDYRSAADEFEMAALSALPLGH; translated from the coding sequence ATGAGCGCACTGCTGCTGCAGATATCGGACACCCATTTCGGCACCGAGCGCCCGCAGGTGTGCGAAGCACTTCGCCGCCTCGCGCACGCACAGCGGCCGCAGGTGCTGCTGCTGAGCGGCGACATCACGCAGCGTGCGCGCCGGGCGCAGTTCGCCGCGGCACGCGCGTTTGCCGACAGCCTGCAGATTGCGCAGCGGATGGTGCTGCCGGGCAATCACGACATTCCGCTGTTCAATCTTCCGGTGCGCCTGTTCGCGCCCTATCGCGAGTACCACCGCGCCTTCGGACAGGCGCACGACGCCGTGCTCGACGCCGACGGCCTGCGCCTGATCGGCCTCGACAGCACCCGACGGCTGCGCCATGTCGACGGCCAGCTGTCGGCGGCACAGATCGAGCGCACAGCCCGCTGGCTGCAGCAGTCACCGGCGGGCGCGCTGCGCGTGGTCGCGCTGCACCACCCGGTGGCGGTCACCCGCGCCAGCGAGCGGCACAACCGTGTTCACGGTCATGCCGAAGCGCTGCGGCGCTGGCTGGAGGCCGGGGTGGATCTGGTGCTGGGCGGACACATCCACCTGCCCTTCGTGCGCCCGCTCGACGGCAGCGGTCGCGCCGGCTGGGCAGTGCAGGCAGGCACCGCGGTATCGAGCCGCACGCGGCGCGACGCCGGCAATTCGGTCAACCTGATCCGCCGCCGCACGCACGCGGGGCGCCCGATCTGTACGATCGAACGCTGGGACTACCGCAGCGCGGCCGACGAGTTCGAAATGGCGGCACTCAGTGCGCTGCCGCTCGGCCACTGA
- a CDS encoding ADP-ribosylglycohydrolase family protein produces MIDTSRFDAAWWGGFIGDALAMPVHWYYTRHRIAEDYGDITTYLPPHNPHPDSFLWRSEYACTGSTDDILHEQARWWSGPRDIHYHQFLHAGENTLNVRLATLLAESLLACGRYDRDDYAHRYTDFMLTPGMHGDTYVEECHRAFFRNYGKGLEIDDCGGVDIHIGGLATLAPLILFHADDRDALRAAVIHHVDLTHKGEEMSAAAALYADLAFHLLHGATIDDALSRAEPAGHPALAFPYHDWAATRADDEVIGQQFSPACYLKDALPATLYLAVKYAAAPRDGLLANVRMGGDNCHRGVVLGTLLGAANGMPTLPAEWVDGLYAAADCRRLLEALRARMS; encoded by the coding sequence ATGATCGACACTTCCCGCTTCGATGCCGCCTGGTGGGGCGGTTTCATCGGCGACGCGCTGGCGATGCCGGTGCACTGGTACTACACGCGCCACCGCATCGCCGAGGACTACGGCGACATCACCACCTATCTGCCACCGCACAACCCGCACCCGGACAGCTTCCTGTGGCGCAGCGAGTACGCCTGCACCGGCAGCACCGACGACATCCTGCACGAGCAGGCTCGCTGGTGGAGCGGCCCGCGCGACATCCACTATCACCAGTTCCTGCACGCCGGCGAGAACACGCTGAACGTGCGGCTCGCCACCCTGCTGGCCGAATCGCTGTTGGCCTGCGGGCGCTACGACCGCGACGACTACGCGCACCGCTACACCGATTTCATGCTGACGCCGGGCATGCACGGCGACACCTATGTCGAGGAATGCCACCGCGCCTTCTTCCGCAACTACGGCAAGGGGCTGGAGATCGACGACTGCGGCGGAGTGGACATCCACATCGGCGGGCTGGCCACGCTGGCGCCGCTCATCCTGTTCCACGCCGACGACCGCGATGCGCTGCGCGCAGCGGTGATCCACCATGTCGACCTGACGCACAAGGGCGAGGAAATGTCGGCTGCGGCGGCGCTGTACGCCGACCTCGCCTTTCATCTGCTGCACGGCGCGACGATCGACGACGCGCTGTCGCGCGCCGAACCCGCCGGCCATCCGGCGCTCGCCTTCCCATACCACGACTGGGCGGCGACGCGCGCCGACGACGAGGTGATCGGGCAGCAGTTCAGCCCGGCCTGCTATCTGAAGGATGCGCTGCCGGCGACGCTTTACCTGGCGGTGAAGTACGCCGCCGCGCCGCGCGACGGACTGCTTGCCAATGTGCGGATGGGCGGCGACAACTGCCATCGCGGCGTCGTGCTCGGCACGCTGCTCGGTGCGGCGAACGGCATGCCGACGCTGCCGGCGGAATGGGTCGACGGCCTGTACGCAGCCGCCGACTGCCGGCGGTTGCTGGAGGCGCTGCGCGCCCGTATGAGCTGA
- the fdxA gene encoding ferredoxin FdxA: MTFVVTEACVRCKYTDCVSVCPVECFHEGPEFLVIDPAACIDCGVCVPECPAEAIFAEEDLPADQIEFVAINARLATEWPLITAARDPLPEADEWANVKDKKHYLFESA; this comes from the coding sequence ATGACCTTCGTCGTCACCGAAGCCTGCGTGCGCTGCAAGTACACCGACTGCGTGTCGGTCTGTCCGGTCGAGTGCTTTCACGAAGGGCCGGAATTTCTCGTCATCGACCCCGCGGCCTGCATCGACTGCGGCGTCTGCGTTCCGGAGTGTCCGGCCGAGGCGATCTTCGCCGAGGAGGACCTGCCGGCCGACCAGATCGAGTTCGTCGCCATCAACGCCCGCCTCGCCACCGAATGGCCGCTGATCACCGCGGCGCGCGATCCGCTGCCCGAGGCGGACGAATGGGCCAACGTGAAGGACAAGAAGCATTACCTGTTCGAGAGCGCCTGA
- a CDS encoding electron transfer flavoprotein subunit beta/FixA family protein, with the protein MKVLVAVKRVVDHNVKVRVLADGSDVDIGSAKRAMNPFDEIAVEEAVRLKEAGVASEVVVVSCGVAACQDTLRSALAMGADRAVLVDTAAELQPLAVARLLHALCEREQPQLVICGKQAIDDDAGQTGQMLAALLDWPQATNASKLLPGDGQIEVTREIDGGSEVLALTLPAVVTTDLRLNEPRFVSLPNLMKAKKKPVDSVTPESLGVDVAPHLRTLRMAPPPTRAPGVRVDSVAQLMERLRAEAQVI; encoded by the coding sequence ATGAAGGTGCTGGTGGCGGTGAAGCGCGTGGTCGATCACAACGTGAAGGTGCGCGTGCTGGCCGATGGCAGCGATGTGGACATCGGCAGCGCCAAGCGGGCGATGAACCCGTTCGACGAGATCGCGGTGGAGGAGGCCGTGCGGCTGAAGGAGGCCGGCGTCGCCAGCGAGGTGGTGGTCGTGTCCTGCGGCGTCGCCGCCTGCCAGGACACCTTGCGCAGCGCGCTCGCGATGGGGGCGGACCGCGCCGTGCTGGTCGATACCGCGGCCGAACTGCAGCCGCTGGCGGTGGCCCGTCTGCTGCACGCGCTGTGCGAGCGTGAGCAGCCGCAACTGGTGATCTGCGGCAAGCAGGCGATCGACGACGACGCCGGCCAGACCGGCCAGATGCTGGCGGCGCTGCTCGACTGGCCGCAGGCGACCAACGCGTCGAAGCTGCTGCCCGGTGACGGCCAGATCGAAGTGACGCGCGAGATCGACGGCGGCAGCGAAGTGCTGGCGCTCACCTTGCCCGCCGTGGTCACCACCGACCTGCGACTGAACGAGCCACGCTTCGTGTCGCTGCCCAATCTGATGAAGGCGAAGAAGAAGCCGGTCGACAGCGTGACGCCCGAATCGCTGGGCGTCGACGTCGCGCCACACCTGCGCACGCTGCGCATGGCGCCGCCGCCGACGCGTGCACCGGGCGTGCGCGTCGACAGCGTGGCCCAACTGATGGAACGCCTGCGCGCCGAGGCGCAGGTGATCTGA